The DNA sequence TATGTGGTCAAAGGGATTTTAAATGAATAGCACGACACACCCAGGATCAAATTTCTAGATAATACTTGTTTAATACGCACAAGCCAAAACAAAAGgatattgaaaacgaaaatgcAGAAGGTAAGAGGATATGAAAATATTGGATAGTTTCTTTCCTCAGGCAATCAAGGCAAGGCAGGTTGAATGAAACCCTGGCTGCAAAGTAAATTTTTCTAGAAAGGATTGAGTTTTGGAATATATTTTCACATAATACCTCTTAGATCTTCATGCTTACAATGTGAAGATTACTCAAATTTAAGTCTGCATAGAGTATGCAGATgcattttttcttaaaagtcATTAGAATGTATAGAATTTCCCCGAATTTAACTCATCTACAGTGATATTGTTATGGTTAAAGGAAGAACAGGAACCAAGATAAAAGGATTGTATATTTAGGCCAAAGATATGTACAATGGAATTTTACTTTCCTAAATGTAATGCAACATTGACTATGATGCAGCTAATAACTACAATTAATGGGGATAAAGAATTACAGCTGTGACTATGGAACCAAAGATGAAAAATGGAAGTACGAAAACCTTCTTAGATTTATAATTAGACCAAAAAGGTTAACGGCCCACACATAAATGCAatggaaaaataatttgagaGAACTACCATTTGGAAATgacaacaaaagaaattattaatagaGGCCTACGTATAATGTGATTAATGACTGTATCCCTTGGGaatattttgtgtgtatttgatgTCCCACTATTAATTTGGCTTACAGCTTACTGTTTCACTGATCTAGTGTTGTTAAAACAAGTGATTTCTGAAAGTCACACTTTTATTAATGCAGTGGATATCTCATTCTTTtaactatttttgtatttaatttttttcacctCTTTTGAAGGCGCTCATTGCTTTGAAGAAAGGCACTCAGTTAATAAAGTATAGCCAGAAAGGGAAGCTTAAGTTCTGTCCATTCCGAATTTCTACAACGAGTACTTTCAATGGTTGTGgatgtttttaaaattcttcATTCTGGACATGATATCCCATGCATGTATAAGCTacttttagatgaaaaataaaagtacgaTTGATAAGATTGTTATCGAATAGACGACCCTTTTAAAGGGGGGTTGAGGGTATATTATGTATTGGAGCAAGACGTTTGCTTGAGGATGActttaacataatttatgctAACTGCAAGTCTATGTAAAGTATTTTGTTTGTCAGATGTTGTATATGTGCAGAACAATAGTAGGTTTCTTGGATAGTTATACTGAGACGTGTGCATATGTTCTCTGTACATCAGCTTCATTTCTCCAGTACTATGGATAGTCATGACGTATCTCTCCAATGTACTGTGTATGAATGACTTCAAATTTAGTTGTATTAGTAGGATGAAGTAACACTTATCTGGTACTCACATGGAGAAGAAAGGAGTCTGATATTATCATCCATTTCACAGATTATTCCTGGATAGAGAACTATGAGTTAAAGAGTTATATTTCACATTAAGGGATCATAAACAATCATAATTCACCAAATCATTTGGCTCTGCTAGGGTTGTCGTCTTGTGACCACGATGGCTGACATTGGAGGCCCTCTAGGCCCCTCGACATTCGCTGTTGGTTTGCGTTCCTTTGCAGATTTGGTTACTCAATCTCCACAGCCAATCCCTGAAGTCCAAATCCCTTTTAAAGCTCCAAAGCAGGTTGCTGGggagatttttgttgttttttcaaACGAAGAAATTGAGGCATCTATGATGCCCTTCAAATTTactttggttttgaaatttctGAGACAAAGGCCTTCATTGGATTCCATATGTGCATATATCTAGAATCGATGGGGCCTTGTTAGCCAGCCGGTGGTTTTGGCAATGAAAAAACCTCGGAATGTTTTTGTGCCTCTCGCAAAGGAGGAGGATTTTCTAAAATCCTTGGCTCACGAATCCTATGATGTGGAGGGCATACCATATAAGGTTTTTCATTGGAAACCAGATTTTAATTGAGCCTACTATGGTGCCGGCGTGGGTGACATTGTCGGGTTTGCCACCAAATTTTTTCCTCTAATCCTTCTTGAGGAACATAATGGCTCCCATTGGAAAATTTCTTGGCAGGGATAATACAACATGGTGTGCCACTAGAAATGATGCTAGAAGGGTATGTGTTGAAATGGATATCACCAAAACTCCATTAATGTCATTCTGGATTGGTACGGATGGACAGCCTAGAAGCTAGCTACAGGAGGTTATCTATGAAACCTTACCTGCATATTGTCAAGCATGTCATATGCAAGGGCACAATGGGTTGACCTGTAAGGGGAGAAAAGGAAATACTCAGCTTAGAGGGCGAAATACTCTGCTTGGAGGGAATTGAAGCTGTCTTGTCGGGACTTAAAGAATTAGTGGCTGGGAATGttgttgaggaaaattctgTAGAGCACACAATCGCAGCTTTAACTATCGTTGGGGAAAAAATTGCATAGGAGATAGGTGTTGAGGAATGTGATGGGAATGTTGTTGGAAACATTGACGAACTAGTTGGGCTTTTATCTGGGGATGGGATTGAATCACAATAGGAAGGAGAAAATGATAGTAGTgaggaggatgatgatgttggaGAAGATGAGGGCAGAGATGTGGGCTTCTTGTTCTGGTTCGAAATGTGAAGCTCAATGTGTGAAAGAGAATAGGGGGAAAATGAAAGATTGGCTTTCGGATTCTGAGACTAATGGCCAACAAAAGAAAGTTCTTAAATCTAGAAGTTCTACTTGAGTTCCTAGCAAACCCTCTCGCCTTAATTTATGAAGTGAACTATATATTTTAGAACATCCGAAGACTGAGGTCCTCGAACCAGAGGCTTAAAAAGCTGATGCGAACGTTTAAGCCGAAGTTAGTATGCTTAGCGGAACCTTTTAGCTCGGATGATAGGCTAACAAAGCTGATGCATGATTTACATTTGGAGGATGGTATTTCCAATAGTGTGGAGGGAGGGAAATTATGGCTGTTATGGGAGAATGGAATTCAACCCTTTATGGTGGCGAAGTCTAAGCAACACATAACAGTTTCGGTGATGGAAAATGATAAGCGTGTTTTGACCTCCTTCATATATGCCAAATGCACGgtacaaaatcaaaggaaactTTGGCATGATCTTTCAGATTTGGTTACAGATAATGTTGCATGGGTTGTTGTTAGGGATTTCAACGTTATTAGAATGGATTCAGAGCATAAAGGTGGAAGGCCAAGATCGATGGTGGCTATGGGGGAGTTTAATTCTTTTGTTGATGTTAATTGTTTACAAGTGATGTCTTTCACAGGAAGGCCTATGTCTTGGTATAATGGGCATGGAGATTGGACTAGAAGCTAGTCTCGTTTGGATAGAACTCTGGTAAATACTATGTGCTTTGATTGTTTCCCTAGAGCttgtatgaaatatttatcttgaACCTCCTTGGATAATGCATCTATGGTTATATGGATGGAGAAGCCTTTTGAACATTGTGGACCATCTTAttttcggtttcaacaaatgtggaccTTGCATGAAGATTTTCAGAGGTGTGTGAAGCAAGTTTGGGAAAAGCGGGTTGATGGGAGTGGGCTATGGAAATTGGTAGGAAAACTTAAGAAAATGAGGGTCGCCTTAAGGATTTGGAACAAACAAGTTTTTGGATGGATTCATAATCATCTAAGCAGGTTAGAGCAGGAGATTGAAGCACTTGATCAGAATCTTCGAAGTACGAATTCATAGGAGGATATGGATGCTCTACTTGCGACAAAAATAGAACTGGATGTGTGGCTTCAAAGGGAATAAATAAGGCTGACGCATATTACTAAATAGAATTGGGCTGAGAAGGGTGAGGTGAATATGAGTTTTTATCGTGCTTTGGCTAGGCGAGATTTCAATTTTGTGGAGTCAATGTGACTGAGGGATGGTCGAAATTTCTCTTCGCCAGAAGTAGTGCATGAGGGAGCCATTaagcatttcaaaattttcatggaAGCTCGTCCAATTGTTGGGCACCCGGATCTATTCTTTTGGATTAATAAAGACATCACAGAGgctgataataataaaatctgtGAGCTTCCTTCAATCCAAGATATTAAAGAGGTTATGTTCTCAATTCTAGTTGAAAGCAGTCCTGGACCAGGTGGCTTTGGCTCAGGTTTTTTCAAAGAATGTTGGGAGATTGTGAAGACAGATGTAGTGGATGCGATTTGGGATTTCTTTAGAGGTTGCCTAGATTTTATACTACGTCTTATATGCTTCTCAGTCTGAAAGTGCACAATCCAACAGGGTGTGATAACTTCAAACCAATTAGCCTGTGTTCAGTAATTTACAAGGTTTGTTCTAAGTTGTTAGTAAAGAGATTCACTCCTTTGATGTCTCAGCTTGTCTCTAGGGAACAAGGGGCATTTATACCTGGACGAAGTATCTTGGAAAATGTGACCTTAACACAAGAACTTATGCATAATTTAAACAAAACAGGTGAGAGGAGGTAACGTTTTGATTAAGGTGGATTTTGCCAAAGCATATGATAGCTTGAATTGGGACTTCCTGCTTAATATTTTTGGCAActtttggtttttctcttgATGTTTGCAGTTTGGTACTTGGTAGTGATGAATGGTATTGTTAAGGGTTTCTATAAAGGAGGTAGGGTCTTCGGCAAGATGATTCATTATCACCATATCTCTTTATTTTAGCACAAGAGTTTTTTTCTAGATTGTTgaaggaaaaatatgaaaaagaagcTATTGGTAGCTGCTCCCACCCAATGGGAGCTCCTttaatttctcatcttttatatgcTAATGATGTGgtgatttttgctaatggtggaAGAAAATCCTTAAAGGCTATTATGGAGTGTCTAAAGATGTATGAAGCGTGGGCAGGGCAGGTAGTGAGTAAAGCAAAAATTGCTATTTATTTCTTTGATAAGATTTAAGCTGCTAGAAGAAGGTCAAGTCTGCAGATTACAGGCTTTGTTGAAGGAAACCTCCCCTTTAAATATTTAGGGGTCCCTATCATTACAAGTAGATTGTTAACAAGGCACTTGGAAGAATTGTTGAGGAAGATAAAAGGGAAAATTGAAGGTTGGAAAGCTCGGTTGTTGTCTAAGGGAGCTAGAGTATTGTTACTAAGGCATGTTCTTTCAAGTATTCCAGTTCATTTAATATCCATTATACACATTCCTAAATCATTTATAGATGTTGTCAATAAAAGTTTCAGGACTTTCTTTTGGGGTATAGAAAATGGaagaccaaaaaacaaaaaaaaaaaaaaaaaacgggttGCTTGGGAAAAAATTTGTAGACCGACAAAGGAAGGTGGAGTTGGGTTATGAAAGCTTCAAGAAGTCCAAAAAGCTTTGCATATGAAATTCACACAGGAAATTATTGCAGAAAATTCCTTGTGGGCTTCCTTCTTCCATGCTAAGGATATTACAAATTCTCATATATCCTTGGTGGTTATGAGAAAAGGAACAAGGTTTTGGCAAATGGTGATGAACTACGTGCCAGCGGTTTTAAAGAACTAAAGATGAAAGGTAAAAGATGGGAAGGTTTCCTTTTGGTGGGACAAATGGTCTGAATTGGAGCCATTGGGGTTGAATTGGGACAATATCGCCTCTCCAAAGTTAACCTTACAAGAGGTTAAATCAAAAACTGGTTGTAATGAAGAGTTGCTAATTTCTCTTATTAGTCGTGAGGCAACTTTGGAAGTCTTAGCCAAGCTCAGCAACTATAAGCAGGGTCTTGACAAAATTTTATGGGAAGGGACAAAAAAAAGGTTCCTTCTCAGTGAGTAGCACTTGGGAGTGTATTAGGGAAAAGGCCCCAGAGGTACCTTGGATGAAGTGGGTTTGGCATCTAGCTCTTCCAAAGAAAATCTCTACTACTATGTGGCAAGTCATGCATAAGGGATTATCGAATGATGACAAGCTTCGCAGTATTGGTGTGCCTATTGTTTCCAAATGTGTGCGTTGTTCAAGAGGGGCATATGAAGACCAGAACCATGTGTTGGCGGAAGGTGAAATGGCCTCTGCAATCTGGAAAAGAATTTTTGGACAGTTAGGAATGCGGTATGATCGAAACAGAAGTTGGAGGCAAGAAATTGAGCTTGGTTTAGAAGGTCTAGGAGATCCAAGATAAGAGGTATGTTGTTTGGCTTAATTCCTTCCATTGTTACTTGGAAATTATGGCTTGGCGCTGTGCAGTTCGCATGGAAGGAAAGGTTGAAAGTCTAGAGTCGGTTTGGAGGAAAATCCTTTATTGGATTTTATGGGTGGGTCTTAAAATAAAGGCTGTGAAGGAATGGCATGTTGATGATGAAAGTATTGTGGAAATCGATTGGTTGTTTGGAAGAAACCAAATCTTGGGTGGTGTAAGCTTAACTTAGATGGATGTAGTAAAGGTCTTGGTCTTTCAGGTGCATGAGGTATTATAAGGAACAATAGGTGGTGAACTCATTCTTGCTTTTACTGAAAGACTAAAGCCTGGTACGAATAACAATGCTAAATTAATGGCACTGTTATATGGATTACGACATTCTGCTCAGTTGGGATTGAGGTGTGtagaaattgaatttgattctgCTATTCTGATTAAATGGCTACGTAATGGTAGCTGTGGCATTTGGAAATTACAAGAGTTTTGGGAGGAGATTGTTGTGTTGCTTGCTAGTTTTTCTTACAggataaaacatgttttcagAGAGGGGAATGATGTGGCAGATGGTTTGGCAAACTTAGGGGCTGATGGTTTTTCATGCTTGTGGATGGATTCATCTGTTATTCCATCACAGATTAGGGGCCTCTTGCGGATTGATAAAGCAGGTTTACCTGCTATGTGGATGTAGTTCTTTTGGTTGGGTGTCTTCGTGTCCCAGATTTTCaggtgggatttttttttttttttttccacacatGATGGCTTTTCTATCTAGGCTTTAGAAATAGGAATGTTGATGTATTTCGTTCAAGTCCCAGTTTTTTATTTCGGCTTGGTTGTTCTGTTCATCGAAGTGTAATTAAAAGCAATATATAGAACCTTGTAATCAAggttttcctccaccacaagtgaGGTTTCCTTTTATCAATAAAGTTTCAGAGGTGCCatccttcattaaaaaaaaaaaaaatcaaatcatttctTTAGAAATAATTCGTGGAGAATTTTGTTTCCTAAAGCTGGGATGAACTAACTtctatattcaactttttacaGGCTATTTTTAGACGATATTTGCGCCCTGAGAAGGATTACTTGTCATTTTCACTTCTATATAATAATGGTGAACGATCACTGGATCTGGTTAGTAAcaatcaattatttattttgatgtgttttatTTCAGTTTGATGATAAGTTTTAATGCAGATCCCtggcttttcatatttatagatTTGCAAAGACAAAGCTGAGGAAGAGGTATGGTCTGTAGGCCTTAAGACATTAATTTCTGCTGGACAATAGCATTGTAGACGAACTAGAAGTGATATTCCAGATGTGAGTTACCATTCAACAGAGTTCCATATATGAgcagtaattttttttccttcaatatgcactctatatgattttctttacTTTGTGGACGTAATGTTTCTACTTTTGCAATCTATTAATCTGGAAATATTCATGCCTTGCACTTAATAGTGATGTGTTTCTTTATGAGTTTGTCAAAGAAGAGCATAATTGGAGTATAAATGTTTCTTAAAGCACTCATTCTAAGATGCATAGGGAAGAACTCTCTCTGTAGtataatcataaatatcaaataacaaaaatagcaataataacaataataatcaaCAACCTTTGAAATGACCCTAGGCTTACCTTTTTATAGGCTCACAATTGAagacttcaaaataaaatagaactcTAAAATTAGTCCTAGTCAAACCCTAGATTAAGGCTAATctatataatttcaaaatcttaacAGAAATTATCTTGTCCATAGAAGTCCTAATTATCTGTCTCCTAAGTAGGTGTTACCTCTTCAAAAGGAAAGCGTTTTACAATATTACGATTTACAGGTTTTGGAAAGAGCGTTTTGGCGATCTgaaggtgattttttttttcttattttggaaCGTCCTTTTTTTCTGGCCTTTCCAATTTTTGGTTTAGGTTGGTGGACTTTCAGTGATTAGGGTTGCCTTTGACGACACCTTCTTTCCCCTCCGATGGCTTTTCCGTCGGCGGGGCCTGAAGCTTCTTCAGGTCATGTGATTCAGTCTTACGCCCAGGTGGCGAACAAGAAGTTGGAAGCTCCATCGTTTAAAATCCCCATGCATTTTCCAATTGAGATTAATGATGAATTGGGTTTTATATTCTCTGAAACTGAGATGACGAGAGCAGCAGAAGAATTTCGTTTAAGAGTTCGACCATCCATTGATAAAATCCGATTGTCTGTGATCAAAACTTGGGGTCTGCAGGATATACCAACGATAAGTTTTATGGATGATTACCATGTTCTTATCCAGATAAAAAATGAACATGACTTTGTGCATGGTTGGGCACGCGAAGGACGTACAATGGCAGGGATAAACTTTCGACTTTGAAAATGGTCTAAAGACTTTGATGTGAAGAAATAGTCATCGCTGGCACCACAATGGATTTATTTACCAGGCCTACCGATGCATCTGTACAAAACTGACTTGCTACAAATTTTGGTGACCCGTTTCGGTCGATACCTGGGCACAGACAATGCTACCCTTAATCGTACAAGAGCCTCGGGGGCGCGTATTTGTGTAGAAGTAGATCTAACCATGGAACCAGTAATCAGTTTTCCTATTGTATTGGCTCCCAACACATGTACCTGGCaggaagaaaaatatgaaaaagttgggTTTTATTGCTCAAAATGTTATGAACAAGGACATACAACAGTGGTGTGCAGAGTgggccaaaagaaaaaagatgaaagTAAACTAAAAGATAAAAAGGTATGGTAGCCAAAAAATAACAAAGGTCGGATCTTGATGGGCGGGCTAAGGAAGTGAATAATAAAGCAGGTCAGAAGAATACATAGAATACAGAAAATAGTATGCATGTTACGAATGACGTGAATAGTCCAGTGGCTTTGGAAAATAATATGCAGGTCACGAATGAAGTGAACAAGACGGTGGATATGACAAATCCTGTGTTGGAAATTCAAGAAATTGGGGAAAAAACAAAGGAAGTGGTTTTGGAAACATagttaaatattaaacaaaacGTGAGGACTGATATATCATAGAGTAGTGATAAGGAATGTGAAGAAGTGTGGTGTGATGAATATAGACCCCTGGAGAAATAATGTCTCAAGTACAAGTTGAAAACGTCGAGGAGATGCATATTGGGGCTTGTCTAGGGGATTTGGCAGTAGAATGTGCGTCGGATAAAGAAGAAGGCGAAATACCAACActaataggaaaagaaaaactgtaCAAGTCAGATGTGGAATATCGTTCGATTTCTGGAAATTCAAAGAGGACAGAGGAATTATCAATGAGAAAATCTCAAAGGGTTCATACCTGATCTCAAAAACTAAATCTATGACTGAAACAATCTTCTTTTGGAATATTATAGGCATGAGAAATTCTAGAGGTAGGCTGAAGAAGCTTCTCAATAAATTCAGTGTAAAACTGTGTGCTATTTCTGAACCGTTTGTTTCCGAGAATCCTATGTATATGTTGGGGAATTTTCTGCAGTATAATTACTCTGTTTCTAATGAAAGACAAGGTGGTAAACTGTGGCTGTTTTGGAATGATTTTGAGGTAATTTCCTGCACTTCTCAAATGGTTTCTGGATGGTTGGTTATGGCCGGCCATAGAATTATGATTTCTTTTGTCTATGCCAAATATACTTATGTTGAAAGAAGAGAGTTATGGAACCTGTTAGAAGCGACGCAAGTGGCTGACGCACCTTGGATGGTGCTGGGTGACTTCAATGTGATTCGCATGGATTCGAAATGATTGGTGGAAATCCAATACCTCTCATTTCGATGTCGGAGTTTAATGATTGTTTAGATCATTGTggtttatttgatttatcaaATGTTGGCCAACGTATgtcatggtgtaatggccaTGAAGGGGTATCTAGGAGCTGGGCGAAGCTGGATAGAGTGCTTATTAATGATGAATTCTTGAGGGAATTTCCATATGCTCAATTTAAATTCCTTTTGTGGAAAGCATATGATCATTGTCCGATAATGGTCTTTCCGAAGGTGCCACATTCCTCTTATGGTCCTTCGCCATTTCGTTTTCTTAACATGTCGTGTACTCATGACGCCTTCCTGTCATTTGTTAGAGATGCGTGGAATCAGGAGGACTCGACCTTGGGTCTTCTGAAGCTTGCTATCAAACTTAAGCGTGCTAAGGTGGCTTTACGTGCttggaataaaaatgtttttggaagAGTGGATGATCACTTAAAAGATCTTGAGGAATGTATGGAATTTCTGGAAAACCAATTACAGGGTGGTTTTCGGAGGAAGTTGAGGCTAATTTCCTAGTTACTAAAATCGAACTTCAGCTATGGGAAAAGAGGGAAGCTAGTCTCTTGAGTCAGATAGCTAAAAAAAGATGCCTGACAGAGGGGGATCAAAACACAAGATTTTTTCATTTAGTTATTAATCAAAAGCAGAAAAGAGGTCTGATATCTAGGATGGTGCTCGAAAATGGAAGAATTCTTGAGGGAGCCAATATTGTTCATAAAGAAGCTGTTGAtttcttttagaattttctCTCTGAGAACTTCGGTGTGGAGGAGTGTGACCTCTCGGATTtgattcaaaatcaaatatctgAGGGAGAGAATTTATTCTTTTGCACATAACCTTTAGAGGATGAGGTAAAACAAGCAGTTTTTTCAATTCCAAAAGATAGTAGTCCAGGTCCTGATGGTTTCTAATCAGAATTTTATATGTCTTGCTGAGATATTGTTAAACATGATGTCATTGAGGCGGCTAGAGATTTCTTCAAGGGTGCGCCCCTAACCAGGTTCtactcttcttcttttattataCTAATTTCGAAAGTGTCTGATCCCTCCAGTTTTGACAAATTTAGACCGATTAGTTTGTGTTCCGTGACTTATAAAATCTTTTCTAAGATTATTGTCTCTAGACTTATTATGGTTGTAGAGAAGTTAGTCTCACATGAACAAGGGGCATTCATTCATGGGCGAAGCATTTTTGAAAGTATCACTCTCgctcaggaaatggttcattctttACATAAGAAAAATGTCGGTGGTAATGTGATGATGAAACTTGACATGGCCAAGGCCTACGATAGGGtgaattggattttttttgttggaggtATTTAGGGCCTTGGCTTCTCTGATAATTTTTGCAAATTAATACAGCATTTTGTGGAATCCTCGTGGTTTTCTGCTATGATGAATGAGACTTTGTCTGGTTATTTTAAATCGACTCGGTGTCTGCACCAAGGGATCcctctttctcctcttttcTTCATTATCAAGGAGGAAGTTCTGACAAGATTACTTAGAAAGAATTTTAATTCTAGGCATATTCAAAAATTCTATCATCCAGTTGGTGCTCCTCTGGTACCTCATTTACTCTATGCAGATGATATCCTTATTTTTACAAATGGGAATAAGAGGTCTATGAAAAACCTTGTTTACACTCTTGAGACTTATGAGAAGTGGTCGGGCCAAATTATTAGTAAAGATAAATCTACTCTGTTTATGTCAAAGCATATTTCCTTAATCCGTAAGCGTAGTTTGTTGAGAATTACAGGTTTTAAGGAGGGCATATTTCCTGCTATGTATTTGGGGGTGCCATTGGTATCGGGCAGATTAATGTCTAGGATCATGGAGCCATTAATCGAGAAGATAAGGAAGAAAATCGCAGGCTAGAAGATGAAGCTTCTTTCGCATGGAggaagacttattttattaagacACGTGTTATCTAGCATGCTGATTCATCTTATGTCGGTGATGAATATCCCCATGGTGACTGTGACTCGTATTAAATCGCTTATGGCCAATTTTCTTTGGGGTGAGGCTGACGGAAAAAGAAAGCTGCATTGGAGATCTTGGGGGAAAGTTTGTAAGCCTATTTCATAATGGGATATGGGATTGAGAGATCTTAAAGATGTACAAAAATCTCTTCACATGAAGTTTGCTTATCGGTTGATAACTACCAAGACTTTGTGGTCTGAATTTTTTCGCACAAAATACTTTCGTAATGAGCATATTTCATCCCATGTGGTGAGGCCTAATGCATCCCACTTTTGGAAGTCGATTATGTCTTGCCTTCCAGAAGTTATGGAGAATATAAAAGTGCTGGAGAAAGGAGGAAAGGCTTCATTCTGGTTTGACAAATGGCTTGCTTCAGGCATATTATCAGTTAGCATAGAGGCTGTACGTAACTCCAAGTTGTTCATCAAAGATTGCTGGATCAATAATTCTTGGAACTCTGATCGTTTATTGGAGTTAGTGGGTTCGGAACTAACAGAGGAGATTTTACAAAATGTGCCAACTAGTAAAAGTGGACAGGACATCTTCATCTGGAAACCTTCTCCAGATGGTAGGTTCTCTACTGGCACAGCGTGGGAGGTGATGCGATGCAAAAGCTCGAATACATTGTACCATGATTGGTTTTGGCACAGTACGTTGCTGAAACGTATTTCTATGTGTTTATGGAAAGCTTGGTCTAATTGCTTAGCCATGGATGACAGAGTGCAGAGCAAGGGCATTTATCTGGCTTCTTCATGTGATTGTTGTGCACGAAAAGCCACAGAAACTATCGACCATGTTTTAGTTTCTGGGGATGTAGCTTTGACTGTTTGGTCTCATGGGAGTGCTGTGATGGGAGTCCCGTTTACGCATCAGATGCCTTGGAAAACCAAAGTTATGGTCTGGTTTCAGTAC is a window from the Juglans regia cultivar Chandler chromosome 7, Walnut 2.0, whole genome shotgun sequence genome containing:
- the LOC108982430 gene encoding uncharacterized protein LOC108982430, whose amino-acid sequence is MSCLPEVMENIKVLEKGGKASFWFDKWLASGILSVSIEAVRNSKLFIKDCWINNSWNSDRLLELVGSELTEEILQNVPTSKSGQDIFIWKPSPDGRFSTGTAWEVMRCKSSNTLYHDWFWHSTLLKRISMCLWKAWSNCLAMDDRVQSKGIYLASSCDCCARKATETIDHVLVSGDVALTVWSHGSAVMGVPFTHQMPWKTKVMIERPRIRANEVKIVTWSKPPSGWVKLNCDGSYRGNPGNSGGGGIIHDSNGVVKAAFSTHFGNGTNNCAELKTGSGKGDVPYGTFEISGMI